The Pyrus communis chromosome 9, drPyrComm1.1, whole genome shotgun sequence genome has a segment encoding these proteins:
- the LOC137745718 gene encoding probable auxin efflux carrier component 1b: MISFTDLYHVVTAVVPLYVAMILAYGSVKWWKIFSPDQCSGINRFVALFAVPLLSFHFISTNNPYAMNYRFIAADTLQKVIVLAVLAVWSRTSARGSLEWSITLFSLSTLPNTLVMGIPLLKGMYGDASGSLMVQIVVLQCIIWYTLMLFLFEYRGARLLIGEQFPDTAGSIISFRVDSDIISLDGKEPLQTEAEVGEDGKLHVTVRKSTSSRSEIHSRRSHGPNSGVSFTPRPSNLTNAEIYSLQSSRNPTPRGSSFNHTDFYSMVNGKNNMSNASPRQSNYGNVGFDEEAGGVGGARGRANGGSSGYPAPPSAGIFSPVTGPAAGAKKKPIGADGGNDLHMFVWSSNNSPVSEGGIHVFRGGEYSNELVGVAPHYKDYDEFGRNEFSFDNRPASNEADREGPVLSKLGSSSTTELHPKTANGGESKTAAMPPASVMTRLILIMVWRKLIRNPNTYSSLIGLTWSLVSYKWHIVMPAIVARSIAILSDAGLGMAMFSLGLFMALQPRMIACGNTIASFAMAVRFLTGPAIMAAASIAVGLRGVLLHIAIVQAALPQGIVPFVFAKEYNVHPNILSTGVIFGMLIALPITLVYYILLGL; encoded by the exons ATGATCAGTTTCACAGACCTGTACCACGTCGTCACCGCCGTTGTGCCGCTGTACGTGGCCATGATCTTAGCCTACGGCTCCGTGAAATGGTGGAAAATCTTCAGCCCCGACCAATGCTCCGGCATCAACCGGTTCGTCGCTCTGTTCGCAGTTCCTCTGCTCTCCTTCCACTTCATCTCCACCAACAACCCCTACGCCATGAACTACAGGTTCATAGCGGCTGACACCCTTCAGAAAGTCATCGTCCTGGCGGTCCTGGCTGTGTGGTCGAGAACAAGCGCCAGAGGCTCTCTCGAATGGTCCATcactctcttctccctctccaCTCTGCCCAACACTCTGGTCATGGGGATACCACTTCTGAAGGGCATGTACGGCGACGCATCCGGCAGCCTCATGGTCCAAATCGTCGTCCTCCAGTGCATCATTTGGTACACTCTCATGCTCTTCCTCTTCGAGTATAGAGGTGCCCGCCTCCTCATTGGTGAACAGTTCCCGGACACCGCCGGCTCCATCATTTCCTTCAGGGTCGATTCCGACATTATATCCTTGGACGGGAAAGAGCCGTTGCAGACAGAGGCCGAGGTAGGAGAAGACGGGAAGCTCCATGTCACTGTCAGAAAATCGACGAGCTCTCGCTCCGAAATCCACTCCAGAAGATCCCACGGACCCAACTCCGGCGTGTCCTTCACCCCAAGGCCTTCTAATCTCACCAATGCGGAGATTTATAGCCTTCAGTCTTCGAGAAACCCGACTCCCAGAGGCTCCAGCTTTAACCACACTGATTTTTACTCCATGGTGAACGGGAAAAACAACATGAGCAATGCCAGTCCGAGACAATCGAACTACGGCAATGTGGGGTTTGATGAGGAGGCCGGAGGAGTTGGGGGGGCCAGAGGACGAGCAAATGGGGGGAGTTCGGGGTATCCGGCGCCTCCCAGTGCCGGAATTTTCTCTCCGGTGACTGGACCCGCTGCCGGGGCCAAGAAGAAACCCATTGGGGCTGATGGTGGCAATGACCTTCACATGTTTGTTTGGAGCTCAAACAATTCGCCTGTGTCGGAAGGAGGCATTCATGTTTTCAGAGGAGGAGAATATAGCAATGAACTTGTTGGGGTTGCTCCCCACTACAAAG ATTATGATGAGTTTGGCCGAAATGAGTTCAGCTTTGACAACAGGCCGGCTTCAAACGAGGCTGATCGGGAAGGTCCGGTGCTTTCCAAGTTGGGTTCGAGCTCCACCACTGAACTCCACCCCAAGACAGCTAATGGTGGTGAATCAAAGACCGCAGCCATGCCGCCTGCTAGCGTTATGACCCGACTTATACTAATTATGGTGTGGCGAAAACTAATTAGGAACCCAAACACTTACTCAAGCCTCATTGGCCTCACCTGGTCTTTGGTCTCCTACAA GTGGCACATTGTTATGCCTGCGATTGTAGCCCGCTCGATTGCCATTCTGTCTGATGCAGGTCTTGGAATGGCCATGTTTAGTCTTG GCTTGTTCATGGCTTTACAACCAAGGATGATTGCTTGCGGAAATACAATTGCTTCCTTCGCCATGGCAGTTCGATTCCTTACAGGGCCGGCTATCATGGCAGCGGCCTCAATTGCCGTTGGACTGCGAGGTGTTCTGTTGCACATTGCCATTGTACAG GCAGCTCTTCCACAAGGGATTGTTCCGTTTGTCTTTGCTAAGGAATACAATGTTCATCCAAACATACTAAGCACCGG GGTTATCTTTGGAATGCTAATCGCTCTTCCGATCACATTGGTTTACTACATCTTGCTAGGGCTTTGA